In Terriglobales bacterium, the following are encoded in one genomic region:
- a CDS encoding SRPBCC domain-containing protein: MAQSAETANAATKFVFSRTFDASREDVWNAFTQPEHLKHWWGTPGSSIEIARHELKPGGIFHYRMKFPDGRAMWARFIFREIVAPERLVWLNGFSDEHGGLTRNPWMPNLPLETLNTV, from the coding sequence GTGGCCCAGTCAGCCGAGACAGCGAACGCAGCAACCAAATTCGTCTTCAGTCGAACATTTGACGCGTCCCGCGAAGATGTGTGGAACGCCTTCACCCAGCCCGAGCATCTTAAGCACTGGTGGGGCACGCCTGGCAGCAGCATCGAGATCGCCCGCCATGAACTCAAGCCCGGAGGAATTTTCCACTACCGCATGAAATTCCCTGACGGCCGAGCCATGTGGGCCCGATTCATCTTCCGCGAGATCGTCGCACCTGAGCGCCTGGTGTGGCTCAATGGCTTCAGCGACGAGCACGGTGGCCTCACGCGCAACCCCTGGATGCCCAACCTTCCGTTGGAGACGCTGAACACCGTG
- a CDS encoding metalloregulator ArsR/SmtB family transcription factor — protein MHDQLSSTFAALADPTRRAILARLALGETSVTELAKPFEMSMPAVSKHLKVLERAGLIARAREAQWRPCRLEAGPLKEAASWIEEYRRFWEQSLDRLDAYLREIQAARTKSKSKGSGKKRSKTKSEE, from the coding sequence ATGCACGATCAGCTCAGCTCCACCTTCGCCGCCCTCGCTGACCCCACTCGGCGCGCCATCCTAGCCCGGCTGGCGCTCGGCGAGACCTCGGTCACAGAACTAGCGAAGCCGTTCGAGATGTCCATGCCAGCGGTGTCGAAGCACCTCAAGGTGCTGGAGCGCGCCGGCCTCATCGCCCGTGCCCGCGAGGCGCAGTGGCGGCCCTGCCGCCTGGAAGCAGGCCCGCTGAAGGAAGCTGCAAGCTGGATCGAAGAGTATCGCCGATTCTGGGAGCAGAGCTTAGACCGGCTCGACGCCTACCTGCGCGAGATTCAAGCGGCCAGGACAAAATCGAAAAGCAAGGGTTCAGGAAAGAAGAGATCGAAGACCAAGTCCGAGGAGTGA
- a CDS encoding SDR family oxidoreductase, translating to MTSNTSTALITGGTSGIGRATAIKLAQLGIHVVVVGRNEERGKKTVYEIRAAGGKADFISSDLRDANSAREVAKKVIELGNGNVDILINNAGIYPFGPTHEMTEEQFDHVFSINVKVPYFLVAELAPGMAKRGKGAIVNLSTMAADYGAPGMSLDGASKAAINLLTKTWAAEYGRAASA from the coding sequence ATGACCAGCAACACTTCCACAGCACTTATCACCGGAGGAACGAGCGGAATCGGTCGCGCGACCGCCATTAAACTAGCGCAGCTCGGCATCCACGTTGTAGTTGTGGGTCGCAATGAGGAACGCGGGAAGAAAACCGTCTACGAAATTCGCGCGGCAGGCGGGAAAGCGGATTTTATTTCCTCTGATCTTCGGGACGCGAACAGTGCACGCGAAGTGGCGAAAAAAGTGATCGAACTCGGAAATGGTAATGTCGATATTCTCATCAACAATGCGGGAATCTATCCGTTTGGTCCCACGCATGAAATGACCGAAGAACAGTTTGATCACGTGTTTTCAATCAATGTCAAGGTGCCTTATTTCCTGGTAGCCGAGCTTGCTCCTGGGATGGCCAAGAGAGGCAAAGGGGCAATCGTGAATCTGTCGACGATGGCTGCCGATTACGGAGCACCAGGGATGAGCCTGGACGGTGCGAGCAAGGCCGCCATTAATCTGCTGACTAAGACTTGGGCTGCCGAATACGGTCGAGCGGCGTCCGCGTGA